The Deltaproteobacteria bacterium genome contains a region encoding:
- a CDS encoding porin translates to MELRKKLAALSAALVLSASQPIVAETDAELIERLNALEAELALVKRKLEVKQEEDENKASTAALVTADKSGFQITSPDRTSFRLRIRGYAHADSRTFLETRSLTARETFTLRRARLNLEGTLFEHVDFRLMPDFGGSGPSLQDAYVNLRYWPLAQLQAGQFKSPFGLERLQSATALTFVERGFPTQLAPNRDLGVMLQGDFREGVLQYQLAAVNGVTDGASATGDSDDSKDVVARVFAQPFLETSWAPLQGLGVGFAASYGDQSRATTTYRTNGQDVFFRTVNGVTEDGERLRLAPQAYWYWGPFGSLFEWTKSETNLQSATLGSIESDVRAWQVAASWVLTGESASFRGVKPRNPFRPSDGTWGALELAARYHRLEVDDDVFAAGFASRTVSAQRADAWTVGLNWMLNPFVKLVLNYERTEFDGGGAVLGTDRPGEDLLATRVQLNY, encoded by the coding sequence ATGGAGTTGCGGAAGAAGCTCGCTGCGCTGTCGGCGGCGCTCGTGCTCAGCGCTTCACAGCCGATCGTCGCGGAGACGGACGCCGAGCTGATCGAGCGGCTGAACGCGCTCGAAGCGGAGCTCGCGCTGGTGAAGCGCAAGCTCGAAGTGAAACAGGAGGAGGACGAGAACAAGGCGTCGACCGCTGCGCTCGTGACGGCCGACAAGAGCGGCTTCCAGATCACGTCGCCGGATCGCACGAGCTTCCGCTTGCGCATCCGCGGCTACGCGCACGCCGACAGCCGCACCTTCCTCGAGACGCGCTCGCTCACCGCGCGCGAGACGTTCACGCTGCGCCGCGCGCGCCTGAACCTCGAGGGCACGCTGTTCGAGCACGTCGACTTCCGCCTGATGCCCGACTTCGGCGGCTCCGGTCCGTCGCTTCAAGATGCCTACGTCAACCTGCGCTACTGGCCGCTCGCGCAGCTGCAGGCGGGTCAGTTCAAGTCGCCGTTCGGGCTCGAGCGCTTGCAGTCGGCGACGGCGCTCACGTTCGTCGAGCGCGGCTTTCCCACGCAGCTCGCGCCGAACCGCGACCTCGGCGTGATGCTGCAGGGCGACTTCCGCGAAGGCGTCCTCCAGTACCAGCTCGCCGCCGTGAACGGCGTGACCGACGGCGCGAGCGCGACGGGCGACTCCGACGACTCGAAGGATGTCGTCGCGCGCGTGTTCGCGCAGCCGTTCCTCGAGACGAGCTGGGCGCCGCTGCAGGGCCTCGGCGTCGGCTTCGCCGCGAGCTACGGCGACCAGTCGCGCGCGACCACCACCTACCGCACAAACGGCCAAGACGTGTTCTTCCGCACCGTGAACGGCGTGACCGAGGACGGTGAGCGGCTGCGGCTCGCGCCGCAGGCGTACTGGTACTGGGGTCCGTTCGGCTCGCTGTTCGAGTGGACGAAGTCCGAGACGAATCTGCAGAGCGCGACGCTCGGCAGCATCGAGTCCGACGTGCGCGCCTGGCAGGTGGCGGCGAGCTGGGTGCTCACCGGCGAGTCGGCGAGCTTCCGCGGCGTGAAGCCGCGCAACCCGTTCCGCCCGAGCGACGGCACCTGGGGCGCGCTCGAGCTCGCCGCGCGTTACCACCGCCTCGAAGTCGACGACGACGTGTTCGCCGCGGGCTTCGCCTCGCGCACGGTCTCGGCGCAGCGGGCGGACGCGTGGACCGTCGGCCTCAACTGGATGCTGAACCCGTTCGTGAAGCTCGTCCTCAACTACGAGCGCACCGAGTTCGACGGCGGCGGCGCGGTGCTCGGCACCGATCGGCCGGGCGAGGACCTCCTCGCGACGCGCGTCCAGCTCAACTACTAG
- a CDS encoding sulfate ABC transporter substrate-binding protein — MRSIRLLTISLALSLLPLATAAQTSLLNVSYDPTRELYDDYNALFAKHWKQKSGGDVVVRQSHGGSGKQGRAVIDGLEADVVTLALSGDIDALATRGNLLPKAWQKRLPNNSCPYTSTIVLLVHKGNPKKIHDWDDLARPGVVVITPNPKTSGGARWNFLAAWGWALDKWSGDEAKARELLAGIFKNVPVMDTGARGSLTTFAERRLGDVMIAWENEALLARESLGADKFEVVVPSGSILAEPPVALVDVVARRKGTTAVASEYLKHLYSPAAQELIAKHHYRPSDAGVAAKHAAKFPKLKLFTISDKFGGWAKAQARFFNEGGVFDQIQAQARR, encoded by the coding sequence ATGCGCTCGATTCGCCTGCTCACGATCTCGCTCGCGCTCTCGCTGCTCCCGCTCGCCACAGCGGCGCAGACCTCGCTGCTCAACGTGTCGTACGACCCGACGCGCGAGCTCTACGACGACTACAACGCGCTGTTCGCCAAGCACTGGAAGCAGAAGAGCGGTGGCGACGTCGTCGTGCGCCAATCCCACGGCGGCTCCGGCAAGCAGGGCCGCGCCGTGATCGACGGGCTCGAGGCCGATGTGGTGACGCTCGCGCTCTCGGGCGACATCGACGCGCTCGCGACGCGCGGGAATCTGCTGCCGAAGGCGTGGCAGAAGCGCCTCCCTAACAACTCGTGCCCGTACACGTCCACGATCGTGCTGCTCGTGCACAAGGGCAACCCGAAGAAGATTCACGACTGGGACGACCTCGCGCGGCCCGGCGTGGTCGTGATCACGCCGAACCCGAAGACCTCCGGCGGCGCGCGCTGGAACTTCCTCGCGGCCTGGGGCTGGGCGCTCGACAAGTGGAGCGGCGACGAGGCCAAGGCGCGCGAGCTGCTCGCCGGCATCTTCAAGAACGTGCCGGTGATGGACACCGGCGCGCGCGGCTCGCTCACCACCTTCGCGGAGCGGCGACTCGGCGACGTGATGATCGCTTGGGAGAACGAGGCGCTGCTCGCGCGCGAGTCGCTCGGCGCCGACAAGTTCGAAGTGGTCGTGCCGTCGGGCAGCATCCTCGCGGAGCCGCCCGTCGCGCTCGTGGACGTGGTCGCGCGCCGCAAGGGGACGACCGCGGTCGCGAGCGAGTACCTGAAGCACCTCTACTCGCCCGCGGCGCAGGAGCTGATCGCGAAGCATCACTACCGCCCGTCGGACGCGGGCGTCGCCGCGAAGCACGCCGCCAAGTTCCCGAAGCTGAAGCTGTTCACGATCAGCGACAAGTTCGGCGGCTGGGCGAAGGCGCAGGCGCGCTTCTTCAACGAAGGCGGCGTGTTCGATCAAATTCAGGCGCAGGCGCGGCGGTAG
- the cysT gene encoding sulfate ABC transporter permease subunit CysT: MAAKRKRRVLPGFGLSLGFAATYLGLVVLLPLVALIVKAAEATPSEFFAAAFSERALASYRVSFGASLAAAAFNALFGPLLAWVLARYRFPGREAIDALVDLPFALPTAVAGITLTALLASTGLVGAQLAKLGVEVAYTKLGIAVALAFIGLPFVVRTVQPVLADLDKEWEEAAATLGAGRWRTFRSVLLPALWPAIATGFAMAFARGIGEYGSVVFISGNMPYETEIAPLLIVTQLEQYDYVGATAIAVVMLSASFTLLLAMNALQRRLGAAKAQEVHA; the protein is encoded by the coding sequence GTGGCGGCGAAACGCAAACGCCGGGTGCTGCCCGGCTTCGGCCTCTCGCTCGGCTTCGCCGCGACTTATCTCGGCCTCGTCGTGCTGCTGCCGCTCGTGGCGCTGATCGTGAAGGCGGCCGAGGCGACGCCGAGCGAGTTCTTCGCGGCCGCGTTCTCAGAACGCGCGCTCGCTTCGTACCGCGTGTCGTTCGGCGCTTCGCTCGCGGCGGCCGCCTTCAACGCGCTCTTCGGGCCGCTGCTCGCCTGGGTGCTCGCCCGTTACCGCTTCCCCGGCCGCGAAGCGATCGATGCGCTCGTCGATCTGCCCTTCGCGCTGCCGACTGCGGTCGCCGGCATCACGCTCACCGCGCTGCTCGCGTCCACCGGCCTCGTAGGCGCGCAGCTCGCTAAGCTCGGCGTCGAGGTCGCGTACACGAAGCTCGGCATCGCGGTCGCGCTCGCGTTCATCGGCCTCCCGTTCGTCGTGCGCACGGTGCAGCCGGTGCTCGCCGATCTCGACAAGGAGTGGGAGGAGGCCGCCGCCACGCTCGGCGCCGGCCGCTGGCGCACGTTCCGCAGCGTGCTCTTGCCCGCGCTCTGGCCCGCGATCGCGACGGGCTTCGCGATGGCGTTCGCGCGCGGCATCGGCGAGTACGGCTCGGTCGTCTTCATCTCGGGCAACATGCCGTACGAGACCGAGATCGCTCCGCTGCTGATCGTCACGCAGCTCGAGCAGTACGACTACGTCGGCGCGACCGCGATCGCGGTCGTGATGCTGAGCGCGTCGTTCACGCTACTGCTCGCGATGAACGCGCTGCAGCGCCGGCTCGGCGCCGCCAAGGCGCAGGAGGTGCACGCGTGA
- the cysW gene encoding sulfate ABC transporter permease subunit CysW yields the protein MLRPKRSPHSLATSEPSGVRAALIAFAVAFAVLLLVLPLATVFVSAFASGIGAFFEALSEPDALAAVKLTLWIAAISVPLNAVFGVAAAWAIARFEFRGKALLVTAIDLPLAVSPVVSGLIYVLCFGAQGVLGPWLMEHGIRIIFAVPGIVLATTFVTFPYVARELIPLLEEQGDEEEQAAISLGASGWQMFRRITLPNMSLGLLYGIVLLNARAMGEFGAVSVVSGHIRGETNTIPLHVEVLYNEYQGQAAFAVASLLAALAVVTLVAKRLLENRLARASRNAPENS from the coding sequence GTGCTGCGTCCGAAGCGCTCGCCGCATTCGCTCGCCACGAGCGAGCCGAGCGGCGTGCGCGCCGCGCTGATCGCGTTCGCGGTCGCGTTCGCCGTGTTGTTATTGGTGCTGCCCCTCGCGACGGTGTTCGTGAGCGCCTTCGCGAGCGGCATCGGCGCGTTCTTCGAGGCGCTGAGCGAGCCCGACGCCCTCGCCGCCGTGAAGCTCACGCTCTGGATCGCGGCGATCTCGGTGCCCCTCAACGCGGTGTTCGGCGTCGCCGCCGCGTGGGCGATCGCGCGCTTCGAGTTCCGCGGCAAGGCGCTGCTCGTGACCGCGATCGATCTGCCGCTCGCCGTCTCGCCGGTCGTGTCCGGCCTCATCTACGTGCTCTGCTTCGGCGCGCAGGGCGTGCTCGGGCCGTGGCTGATGGAGCACGGCATCCGCATCATCTTCGCGGTGCCGGGCATCGTGCTCGCCACCACCTTCGTCACGTTTCCGTACGTCGCGCGCGAGCTGATCCCGCTGCTCGAAGAGCAGGGCGACGAGGAAGAGCAGGCGGCGATCTCGCTCGGCGCGAGCGGCTGGCAGATGTTCCGCCGCATCACGCTGCCGAACATGAGCCTCGGTCTGCTGTACGGGATCGTGCTGCTGAACGCGCGCGCGATGGGCGAGTTCGGCGCGGTGTCCGTCGTCTCGGGCCACATCCGCGGCGAGACGAACACGATCCCGCTGCACGTCGAGGTGCTTTACAACGAGTACCAGGGCCAGGCCGCGTTCGCGGTCGCGTCGCTGCTCGCGGCGCTCGCCGTGGTCACGCTCGTCGCGAAGCGCCTGCTCGAAAACCGGCTCGCGCGCGCGAGCCGCAACGCTCCGGAGAACTCATGA
- a CDS encoding sulfate ABC transporter ATP-binding protein, giving the protein MSIEAKSITKQFGAFTALGGVDLHVKEGDLLALLGPSGSGKTTLLRILAGLETPDAGRVFIDDVDATDHAVGDRGIGFVFQHYALFKHMSVLENVAFGLRVKPRRQRLADAEIRKRALELLDFVQLAGLSERMPAQLSGGQRQRVALARALAVRPRVLLLDEPFGALDARVRKDLRRWLRKLHDELHITSVFVTHDQEEALELADRVVVMNQGRIEQVGSTDELYERPASPFIFDFLGDANVLPAEVRGRSVFLQGAEQPIASDAIHPSGAADVYVRPGDLRLADAGAAGVEVVIESVQRTGPIVRVAAQLRGGRLPVAIELPHLHHDVPHFVAGAALRLRLMQFSVFPREARAPSPPTLAAPVLIGREREREIAG; this is encoded by the coding sequence ATGAGCATCGAAGCCAAGTCGATCACCAAGCAGTTCGGCGCGTTCACCGCGTTGGGCGGCGTCGACCTGCACGTGAAGGAGGGCGACCTGCTCGCGCTGCTCGGGCCTTCGGGCTCGGGCAAGACGACGCTGCTGCGCATCCTCGCGGGCCTCGAGACGCCCGACGCGGGCCGCGTCTTCATCGACGACGTGGATGCGACGGATCACGCGGTCGGCGACCGCGGCATCGGCTTTGTGTTCCAGCACTACGCGCTGTTCAAGCACATGAGCGTGCTCGAGAACGTCGCGTTCGGCCTGCGCGTGAAGCCGCGCCGCCAGCGCCTCGCGGACGCGGAGATTCGCAAGCGCGCGCTCGAGCTGCTGGACTTCGTGCAGCTCGCCGGCCTCTCGGAGCGCATGCCGGCGCAGCTATCAGGCGGACAGCGCCAGCGCGTCGCGCTCGCGCGCGCTCTCGCGGTGCGGCCGCGCGTGCTGCTGCTCGACGAGCCGTTCGGCGCGCTCGACGCGCGCGTGCGCAAGGACCTGCGCCGCTGGCTGCGAAAGCTCCACGACGAGCTGCACATCACGAGCGTGTTCGTGACGCACGATCAGGAGGAAGCGCTCGAGCTCGCCGACCGCGTCGTGGTGATGAACCAGGGCCGCATCGAGCAGGTCGGATCCACGGACGAGCTCTACGAGCGCCCGGCGTCGCCTTTCATCTTCGACTTCCTCGGCGACGCGAACGTGCTTCCCGCGGAAGTGCGCGGACGCAGCGTGTTCCTGCAAGGCGCCGAGCAGCCGATCGCCAGCGACGCGATTCATCCGAGCGGCGCCGCGGATGTCTACGTACGGCCTGGCGACCTGCGCCTCGCCGACGCGGGCGCGGCGGGCGTCGAGGTCGTGATCGAGAGCGTGCAGCGCACGGGGCCGATCGTGCGCGTGGCCGCGCAGCTGCGCGGGGGGCGGCTGCCCGTCGCGATCGAGCTGCCGCACCTGCATCACGACGTGCCGCACTTCGTCGCGGGCGCAGCGCTGAGGCTGCGGCTCATGCAGTTCAGCGTGTTCCCGCGAGAGGCGCGCGCGCCGTCGCCGCCGACACTCGCGGCGCCGGTGCTGATCGGGCGTGAGCGCGAGCGCGAGATCGCGGGCTGA
- a CDS encoding gamma carbonic anhydrase family protein: MSVQEIHPSVFIAPGVQLYGRISVGEGSSLWPNVVIRSECQRVQIGRNTNIQDFTMIHVGYDDPTVIGDLCSITHRAVVHGCTIEDDCLIGIGAIVMDGAVIGRGSIVAPGAVVREKMIVPPHSLVAGVPGKVIKQRDFTRENRENAWNYARNAQAYAKGEHRAWEGEAFAKFRQELKARG; the protein is encoded by the coding sequence GTGAGCGTGCAAGAGATCCATCCGAGCGTGTTCATCGCGCCCGGCGTGCAGCTCTACGGGCGCATCTCAGTGGGCGAAGGCTCCTCGCTGTGGCCGAACGTCGTGATTCGCAGCGAGTGCCAGCGCGTGCAGATCGGGCGCAACACGAACATCCAAGACTTCACGATGATCCACGTCGGCTACGACGACCCCACCGTGATCGGCGACCTGTGCTCGATCACCCACCGCGCCGTGGTCCACGGCTGCACGATCGAGGACGACTGCCTGATCGGCATCGGCGCGATCGTGATGGACGGCGCCGTGATCGGCCGCGGCTCGATCGTCGCGCCGGGCGCCGTGGTGCGCGAGAAGATGATCGTGCCGCCGCACTCGCTCGTGGCGGGCGTGCCCGGCAAGGTGATCAAGCAGCGCGACTTCACGCGCGAGAACCGCGAGAACGCCTGGAACTACGCGCGCAACGCGCAGGCCTACGCGAAGGGCGAGCATCGCGCGTGGGAGGGCGAGGCGTTCGCAAAGTTTCGCCAGGAGCTGAAGGCGCGGGGGTGA
- a CDS encoding TraB/GumN family protein, which translates to MTGTRTLLALALALSACATTPRPRETGELVFWRIARADGAGGSAHLLGTLHVGKQELALDPAIASALAAADELVLEVAPEELGSPLVTNLIIDLGQLPEGKTFRELISPEVFSAVEKRFRERKIPLDRWLGWEPWVVTLALASDQLEAEGFSREVGVERSLAADAIAAQKPARGLETTAEQIARFDAMPLATQELLLRDAVFPAPGSPVDTLALAWQRGDLASLARAVFASPTGPDAAPYFESIYHARNRDFAADIAKLVDAGGRWFVALGAGHMVGETAIPQLLAALGYRVERIPKTPRARRSAKE; encoded by the coding sequence GTGACCGGGACGCGCACGCTGCTCGCTCTCGCCCTCGCGCTGTCGGCGTGCGCGACGACACCGCGCCCGCGCGAGACGGGCGAGCTGGTGTTCTGGCGCATCGCGCGCGCCGACGGCGCGGGCGGCAGCGCGCACCTGCTCGGCACGCTGCACGTCGGGAAGCAGGAGCTCGCGCTCGATCCCGCAATCGCGAGCGCGCTCGCAGCCGCGGACGAGCTCGTGCTCGAAGTGGCGCCCGAGGAACTCGGCTCGCCGCTCGTCACGAACCTGATCATCGACCTCGGTCAGCTCCCCGAGGGCAAGACGTTCCGTGAGCTGATCTCGCCGGAAGTCTTCAGCGCCGTCGAGAAGCGTTTTCGCGAGCGAAAGATCCCGCTCGATCGTTGGCTCGGCTGGGAGCCGTGGGTCGTGACGCTCGCGCTCGCGAGCGATCAGCTCGAAGCCGAGGGCTTCTCGCGCGAAGTCGGCGTCGAGCGCAGCCTCGCGGCGGACGCGATCGCCGCGCAGAAGCCGGCGCGCGGCCTCGAGACCACCGCAGAGCAGATCGCGCGCTTCGACGCGATGCCGCTCGCCACGCAGGAGTTGTTGCTGCGCGACGCCGTGTTCCCGGCGCCGGGATCGCCCGTCGACACGCTCGCGCTCGCCTGGCAGCGCGGCGACCTCGCTTCGCTCGCGCGCGCGGTCTTCGCCTCGCCCACCGGGCCGGACGCGGCCCCGTACTTCGAGTCGATCTACCACGCGCGCAATCGCGACTTCGCCGCCGACATCGCGAAGCTCGTCGACGCGGGCGGGCGCTGGTTCGTCGCGCTCGGCGCGGGCCACATGGTGGGCGAGACCGCGATCCCGCAGCTTCTCGCCGCGCTCGGTTATCGAGTCGAGCGCATCCCGAAGACGCCGCGCGCGCGGCGAAGCGCGAAGGAGTGA
- a CDS encoding NADPH:quinone oxidoreductase family protein, with the protein MDPSELRVSEAPEPELRPGALLVDVKAAGCNFFDILMVQGRYQQKPPFPFIPGAEIAGVVRAVGDGVRGFAPGDRVLAGPGLGAFAERALVAARDAHELPSAMSFAEGAALPTIYPTSYAGLVFRARLAQGETLLVHAAAGGVGSAAVQIGRALGARVIATASGEEKLKIAREAGADVAIDYTREDWVARVLAETWGRGADVIYDSVGGDVFDKSLKCIAWNGRLLVIGFAGGEIPSVKANRILLKNIAVVGLHWGAYAKFEPERIPETYRALFDMAEKGEIRPLIYREYPLAEVAAALAALGSRQSWGKVILAP; encoded by the coding sequence ATGGACCCCTCGGAGCTGCGGGTGTCGGAAGCGCCGGAGCCGGAGCTGCGGCCCGGCGCGCTGCTCGTCGACGTGAAGGCCGCGGGCTGCAACTTCTTCGACATCCTGATGGTGCAGGGCCGCTATCAGCAGAAGCCGCCGTTCCCGTTCATCCCCGGCGCCGAGATCGCGGGCGTGGTGCGCGCAGTGGGCGACGGCGTGCGCGGCTTCGCGCCCGGCGACCGCGTGCTCGCGGGCCCGGGCCTCGGCGCGTTCGCAGAGCGCGCGCTGGTGGCCGCCCGCGATGCGCACGAGCTGCCGAGCGCGATGAGCTTCGCGGAGGGCGCGGCGCTTCCCACGATCTACCCCACCTCGTACGCGGGCCTCGTCTTCCGCGCGCGCCTCGCGCAGGGCGAGACCCTGCTGGTGCACGCCGCAGCGGGCGGCGTCGGCAGCGCGGCGGTGCAGATCGGCCGGGCGCTCGGGGCGCGGGTGATCGCCACGGCCTCGGGCGAGGAGAAGCTGAAGATCGCGCGCGAGGCGGGGGCCGACGTGGCGATCGACTACACGCGCGAAGACTGGGTCGCGCGCGTGCTGGCGGAGACCTGGGGGCGCGGCGCCGACGTGATCTACGACTCGGTGGGCGGCGACGTCTTCGACAAGTCCCTCAAGTGCATCGCCTGGAACGGGCGCCTGCTCGTGATCGGCTTTGCCGGGGGCGAGATCCCGAGCGTGAAGGCGAACCGCATCCTGCTGAAGAACATCGCCGTGGTGGGCCTGCACTGGGGCGCCTACGCGAAGTTCGAGCCGGAGCGCATCCCCGAGACGTACCGGGCGCTCTTCGACATGGCCGAGAAGGGCGAGATCCGCCCGCTGATCTACCGCGAGTACCCCCTGGCCGAGGTGGCCGCTGCGCTGGCGGCGCTCGGCTCGAGGCAGAGCTGGGGGAAGGTGATCCTCGCGCCGTGA
- the rpsP gene encoding 30S ribosomal protein S16 → MVKIRLMRAGAKSRPYYRLIAIDERAPRNGRKLEELGTYDPIAKGAQIKLYGERIAKWVGKGAQMTPAAKALVKRGRKLEATLLAAAAASEASA, encoded by the coding sequence ATGGTCAAGATTCGTCTCATGCGTGCGGGTGCGAAGAGCCGCCCGTACTACCGCCTGATCGCGATCGACGAGCGCGCGCCCCGCAACGGCCGCAAGCTCGAAGAGCTCGGCACGTACGACCCCATCGCGAAGGGCGCGCAGATCAAGCTGTACGGCGAGCGCATCGCGAAGTGGGTGGGCAAGGGCGCGCAGATGACTCCCGCCGCCAAGGCGCTGGTGAAGCGCGGCAGGAAGCTCGAAGCGACGCTGCTCGCAGCCGCCGCCGCGAGCGAGGCCTCGGCGTAG
- a CDS encoding KH domain-containing protein, with the protein MASAAELVEFIAKGIVDSPDAVRVNAQDGGRLLELVTADEDRGRVIGRQGRVAKAIRSVLAASRSGRDVRLDIVD; encoded by the coding sequence GTGGCCAGCGCAGCGGAGCTCGTGGAGTTCATCGCGAAGGGCATCGTGGACTCGCCGGACGCGGTGCGCGTGAATGCGCAGGACGGCGGGCGGCTGCTCGAGCTCGTCACCGCGGACGAGGACCGCGGGCGCGTGATCGGGCGCCAAGGCCGCGTCGCGAAGGCGATCCGCTCGGTGCTCGCCGCCTCGCGCAGCGGGCGCGACGTGCGGCTCGACATCGTCGATTGA
- the rimM gene encoding 16S rRNA processing protein RimM — MSFRAPSRRVIVGRIAGAHGIRGEVRVELQSSAELLLGLQRVALSRVGIDDPQATETEIEGGTTARPGEARLRLNGIADRDAAEALRGTLVLASTQDLPPLPAGSHYWFELVGCAVERASGERVGEVSELWDTGAAHDVLVVAGDDGKRRLIPMVSALLRTVDVAAKRIVLEDVAGLADPA, encoded by the coding sequence TTGAGTTTTCGCGCGCCCTCGCGCCGAGTGATCGTCGGGCGCATCGCGGGCGCGCACGGGATTCGCGGGGAAGTTCGCGTCGAGCTTCAGTCGAGCGCCGAGTTGCTCCTGGGATTGCAGCGCGTCGCGCTCTCCCGAGTTGGCATCGACGACCCGCAGGCAACTGAAACCGAGATCGAGGGAGGAACGACAGCAAGGCCGGGCGAGGCGAGGCTCAGGCTCAACGGCATTGCGGATCGCGATGCGGCTGAGGCGCTGCGCGGAACGCTCGTGCTCGCGAGCACGCAAGACCTGCCGCCGCTTCCCGCGGGCAGCCACTACTGGTTCGAGCTGGTGGGCTGCGCGGTCGAGAGGGCGAGCGGCGAGCGCGTCGGTGAGGTGAGCGAGCTCTGGGACACCGGCGCCGCGCACGACGTGCTCGTGGTCGCGGGCGACGACGGCAAGCGGCGACTGATCCCGATGGTGAGCGCGCTCCTGCGCACGGTGGACGTCGCGGCGAAGCGCATCGTGCTCGAGGACGTCGCGGGCCTCGCGGATCCGGCGTAG
- the trmD gene encoding tRNA (guanosine(37)-N1)-methyltransferase TrmD, giving the protein MKRVDVITIFPELFAPFREAGVLGQAIARGELILEAHDLRSWTKDKHRSVDDIPYGGGPGMVMKPEPIVEAVEAVVGAKGARGARVLLMSPQGERFTQEKAKEWARESHLAIVCGRYEGVDQRAIELAIDEEISIGDYVLSGGEAAAMVVIEAVSRFVPGVLGNPASAETESFQQSLLEGPQYTRPAEFRGLAVPEVLRSGDHAKIARWRAEAALARTKQRRPDLLARGEGDE; this is encoded by the coding sequence ATGAAACGAGTGGACGTCATCACGATCTTCCCCGAGCTGTTCGCGCCGTTTCGCGAGGCGGGCGTGCTCGGGCAGGCGATTGCGCGAGGCGAGCTGATTCTCGAAGCGCACGACCTCCGGAGCTGGACGAAGGACAAACACCGCAGCGTCGACGACATCCCCTACGGCGGGGGTCCCGGCATGGTGATGAAGCCGGAGCCGATCGTGGAGGCGGTCGAGGCGGTGGTGGGAGCGAAGGGCGCGCGCGGGGCGCGCGTGCTGCTGATGAGCCCGCAGGGCGAGAGGTTCACGCAAGAAAAGGCGAAGGAGTGGGCCCGGGAGAGCCATCTCGCGATCGTGTGCGGCCGGTATGAGGGCGTGGACCAGCGCGCCATCGAGCTGGCGATCGACGAGGAGATCTCGATAGGGGACTACGTGCTGTCGGGCGGCGAGGCCGCGGCGATGGTGGTGATCGAGGCAGTTTCGAGATTCGTGCCGGGGGTGCTCGGGAACCCGGCTTCAGCGGAGACGGAGTCGTTCCAACAGAGTTTGCTCGAAGGGCCGCAGTACACGCGGCCCGCCGAGTTCCGGGGGCTCGCAGTGCCCGAGGTGCTGCGCTCCGGGGATCATGCAAAGATCGCGCGCTGGCGGGCGGAAGCGGCGCTCGCGCGCACAAAGCAGCGGCGGCCGGACCTCTTGGCGCGCGGCGAAGGAGACGAGTGA
- the rplS gene encoding 50S ribosomal protein L19, producing MNAVDVIERESHRKDLPPFRSGDTVRVHVKIREGDKERTQVFEGVVIRRRRGGSSGSFTVRKVSYGVGVERIFPTDSPSVEKLEIKSRGHVRRSRLYFLRDLRGKKARLRSKLRDLSGLVPEEGADEREAVLAAAAAGAPEAK from the coding sequence ATGAATGCAGTAGACGTGATCGAGCGCGAGTCGCACCGCAAGGACCTGCCCCCGTTCCGGTCGGGCGACACGGTGCGCGTGCACGTGAAGATCCGCGAAGGCGACAAGGAGCGGACGCAGGTGTTCGAGGGCGTCGTGATCCGCCGCCGCCGCGGAGGCTCGAGCGGCAGCTTCACCGTGCGCAAAGTCTCCTACGGCGTCGGCGTCGAGCGCATCTTCCCCACCGATTCGCCGAGCGTGGAGAAGCTCGAGATCAAGAGCCGCGGCCACGTGCGCCGCTCGCGCCTCTACTTCCTGCGCGACCTGCGCGGCAAGAAGGCGCGCCTGCGCTCGAAGCTGCGCGACCTCTCGGGCCTCGTGCCCGAGGAAGGCGCCGACGAGCGCGAAGCGGTGCTCGCCGCGGCTGCCGCAGGCGCACCCGAAGCGAAGTAG
- a CDS encoding cupin domain-containing protein, protein MAGDGARRVEKPWGHELIWAHTDRYVGKLLVIEAGKRLSLQKHLKKDETIYVVRGQLRLVLEDDAGKLQEIDLGPGEHRRVPVGRIHRFIALERVEVMEVSTPELDDVVRIEDDFGREGTSKA, encoded by the coding sequence GTGGCAGGCGACGGCGCGCGGCGGGTGGAGAAGCCCTGGGGTCACGAGCTGATCTGGGCGCACACGGATCGCTACGTGGGCAAGCTGCTCGTGATCGAAGCAGGCAAGCGGCTCTCGCTGCAGAAGCACCTGAAGAAGGACGAGACGATCTACGTCGTGCGCGGCCAGCTGCGCCTCGTGCTCGAGGACGATGCGGGCAAGCTGCAGGAGATCGACCTCGGGCCCGGTGAGCACCGGCGCGTGCCGGTGGGCCGCATCCACCGCTTCATCGCGCTCGAGCGCGTCGAGGTGATGGAGGTGTCGACGCCCGAGCTCGACGACGTGGTGCGCATCGAGGACGACTTCGGGCGCGAGGGCACGAGCAAGGCCTGA